One genomic region from Thermoleptolyngbya sichuanensis A183 encodes:
- a CDS encoding N-acetylmuramoyl-L-alanine amidase encodes MNWIKHGLGLSLVGTVGIVGMAAIARAEQPLGVVYPDDGHETTASRIFLIGTAAPGGEVTVNGQPIERSPAGHFAPSFPLELGENVFTLRRGSEAVVIRVVRVAAGAAAPVGASFAEGSLWPGVDVARRPGETVCFGAIAPPNATVSVSLAGQTIPLAPQPSAVDLPPNSAVLTDLNQPAVMEAAQRYQGCLPLSQPILTYGNAISTGAVLPNPAQTVALGQPDYQLQLRGETLRQTAPGSVSLLPLLNPPVVQVVAASGTARTGPSTDYSRLTPLPQGTRDMVTGREGGWLRLGYGAWIRESETQPVPNAAPPQTLIRGVRSRSAGEWMEIVFPLQAPVPVSLHQGDRTIALTLHHTIAQTDTIFVPRDRLIQRFDWQQISPTQVQYTVLLNSRHQWGYKLRYEGTSLVLSLRNPPVLSSSRRQPLTGLRIFLDPGHGGPDDLGARGPTGYPEKDVALIVSKLLRDRLQARGATVIMSRTEDIDLGPNERAAMIVEQEPHLALSIHYNALPDDGDAINTAGIGTFWYQNQAQDLAEFLHDYLVETRDRPSYGVFWNNLALTRPAVAPSVLLELGFMINPFEFEWIVDPQEQERLADALADGIEAWLRQTTRE; translated from the coding sequence ATGAACTGGATCAAACACGGGCTGGGGCTGTCGCTAGTGGGCACGGTGGGCATAGTGGGCATGGCGGCGATCGCCCGTGCCGAGCAGCCCCTGGGCGTGGTCTATCCCGACGACGGCCACGAAACCACCGCCAGCCGCATTTTCCTGATTGGCACGGCAGCTCCCGGCGGCGAGGTGACGGTCAACGGGCAGCCCATTGAGCGCAGTCCAGCCGGCCACTTTGCCCCCAGTTTTCCGTTAGAACTGGGCGAAAACGTCTTCACACTGCGGCGCGGTTCGGAGGCGGTGGTGATTCGCGTGGTGCGCGTGGCGGCGGGGGCAGCGGCTCCGGTGGGCGCTAGTTTTGCAGAGGGATCGCTGTGGCCAGGGGTGGACGTGGCGCGGCGACCAGGAGAGACCGTCTGCTTTGGGGCGATCGCCCCGCCCAATGCCACCGTTTCTGTCAGCCTTGCGGGGCAGACCATTCCCCTCGCGCCCCAGCCCAGCGCCGTGGATTTGCCGCCCAACTCTGCCGTGCTGACAGACTTGAACCAGCCCGCTGTGATGGAGGCTGCCCAGCGCTACCAGGGCTGCTTGCCGCTGAGCCAGCCGATCCTCACCTACGGCAACGCAATTTCCACCGGGGCCGTGCTGCCGAACCCGGCACAGACCGTCGCGCTGGGTCAGCCAGACTATCAACTCCAGCTTCGCGGCGAAACCCTGCGCCAGACCGCTCCCGGCAGCGTGTCGCTGTTGCCGCTGCTAAACCCGCCTGTGGTGCAGGTGGTCGCTGCATCGGGAACCGCCCGCACCGGCCCTAGCACCGACTATTCCCGCCTCACCCCCCTGCCCCAGGGCACGCGAGATATGGTGACGGGGCGCGAGGGCGGCTGGCTGCGGCTGGGCTATGGCGCGTGGATTCGCGAGTCGGAAACCCAGCCCGTGCCCAATGCCGCGCCACCCCAAACGCTGATTCGTGGCGTTCGCTCTCGATCGGCTGGGGAATGGATGGAAATCGTGTTTCCGCTGCAAGCACCTGTGCCCGTGTCGCTGCATCAGGGCGATCGCACGATTGCCCTCACCCTGCACCACACCATCGCCCAAACCGACACAATCTTCGTGCCGCGCGATCGCCTGATCCAGCGCTTCGACTGGCAGCAAATTTCGCCGACCCAGGTGCAATACACCGTGCTGCTCAACTCGCGCCACCAGTGGGGCTACAAGCTGCGCTACGAGGGTACTAGCCTGGTGCTGTCGCTGCGAAACCCGCCTGTGCTGTCGTCATCGCGGCGGCAACCGCTGACGGGACTGCGGATTTTTCTCGACCCCGGCCACGGCGGCCCGGATGACCTCGGCGCTCGCGGCCCCACGGGCTATCCCGAAAAAGACGTGGCGCTGATTGTGTCCAAACTGCTGCGCGATCGCCTGCAAGCGAGGGGCGCAACGGTGATCATGAGCCGCACCGAAGACATCGACCTCGGCCCCAACGAACGCGCCGCCATGATCGTGGAACAGGAGCCACACCTCGCCCTCAGCATTCATTACAATGCGCTGCCCGACGATGGCGACGCGATCAACACCGCAGGCATTGGCACGTTCTGGTATCAAAACCAGGCGCAAGACCTGGCGGAATTTCTGCATGATTATCTGGTGGAAACGCGCGATCGCCCTTCCTACGGGGTCTTTTGGAATAACCTCGCCCTGACGCGCCCCGCCGTTGCCCCGTCCGTCCTGCTGGAACTGGGCTTTATGATCAATCCCTTTGAATTCGAGTGGATCGTCGATCCGCAGGAGCAGGAGCGCCTGGCCGATGCCCTGGCCGACGGCATCGAAGCATGGCTGCGGCAGACCACCCGCGAATAA
- a CDS encoding NUDIX hydrolase, giving the protein MPGRHSRKPSDSTPHQLADFKVGVDNVIFSVDTEQNRLLVLLVMRDNDPYLGYWSLPGTLVRQGESLEDAAYRVLSEKIRVNNLYLEQLYTFGGPQRDPREAPNRYGVRYLSVSYFALVRLADAELIADGVSGIAWYPMNQLPDLAFDHQEILQYGYRRLRNKLEYSPIAFEVLPELFTLGDLYQLYTTVLGENFSDYSNFRSRLLKLGFLADTGIKVSRGAGRPASLYRFDADAFAPLKDKPLVFI; this is encoded by the coding sequence ATGCCAGGACGACACTCCCGCAAGCCTAGTGACTCCACTCCACACCAGCTAGCAGACTTCAAAGTGGGCGTGGATAACGTCATTTTTTCTGTCGATACGGAACAGAATCGGCTGCTGGTGCTGCTGGTCATGCGCGACAACGACCCCTACCTGGGCTATTGGTCGCTGCCGGGGACGCTGGTGCGCCAGGGCGAATCGCTGGAGGACGCGGCCTATCGCGTGCTGTCTGAAAAGATTCGGGTCAATAACCTGTACCTGGAACAGCTATATACCTTTGGCGGGCCCCAGCGCGATCCGCGAGAAGCGCCAAACCGCTACGGCGTGCGCTATCTGTCGGTGAGCTACTTTGCGCTGGTGCGGCTGGCAGATGCAGAACTGATTGCCGATGGGGTCAGCGGCATCGCCTGGTATCCCATGAACCAGTTGCCCGACCTGGCGTTTGACCATCAGGAAATTTTGCAATATGGCTATCGCCGCCTGCGAAACAAGCTGGAATATAGCCCCATCGCCTTTGAGGTGCTGCCCGAACTGTTTACCCTCGGCGATCTGTACCAGCTATATACCACCGTGCTGGGCGAAAATTTTTCAGACTATTCCAACTTTCGATCGCGCCTGCTGAAGCTGGGATTTTTGGCTGATACAGGAATCAAGGTGTCGCGGGGCGCGGGCCGACCCGCCAGCCTCTACCGTTTCGATGCCGATGCCTTTGCCCCGCTCAAAGACAAACCCCTGGTTTTTATTTAA
- a CDS encoding AAA family ATPase: MAVSDEFHQRWCALLDRVDGCNSEKALETQVILPMLELLGYRPQDILQQVPFGKKRVDFLLRAQQSAPHCHYLIIEAKSPKQAIAHNSWQLRDYLLASGSILGLLTNGKQFRLLYNDGEAVHSLWTYSRDYLYQSYRVLGSLLWKRNCDRVMAAFGSSHRKIHEQLVRAIAQLSQDSHVLSVLPIQPDLSPHTPPRNAMIITVFNNKGGVGKTTLTINLAAALAQLGKRVLLIDIDAQANLTTGLGIDPLEDVEKVGRKDITHLLTEPRLMLDDVIVKKRWGNVVLDVVPSHIRLSNMENQLIQIVDSDRILSKKLKSQDYDFVLIDPPPSFGKVNRISLMASGGVLVPTQLSPYPIRALEFVLGQIEEVGQFRETPLPIVGIAVSMHDRASRAFNLSMVEELYGRLNKLPGGNQVQLFSEATWVPRLNIVSKSQSEGCPLFAVDSLDGLTAQDRTAAENALASFESLAQELLQKVETAA, translated from the coding sequence ATGGCAGTTTCAGACGAGTTTCATCAGCGCTGGTGTGCCTTGCTCGATCGGGTAGATGGCTGCAATTCTGAAAAAGCGCTGGAAACCCAAGTCATTCTGCCCATGCTAGAACTGCTGGGCTACCGGCCGCAGGATATTCTTCAGCAGGTTCCATTCGGCAAAAAGCGGGTTGATTTTTTACTCAGGGCGCAGCAATCTGCCCCCCATTGCCACTACCTGATTATCGAAGCGAAGTCGCCCAAGCAGGCGATCGCCCACAATAGCTGGCAACTACGGGATTATCTGCTCGCTTCGGGCAGCATTTTGGGACTGTTGACCAACGGCAAGCAGTTTCGCCTGCTCTACAACGATGGCGAGGCGGTTCACTCGCTCTGGACCTATAGCCGCGACTACCTCTATCAAAGCTATCGGGTGTTAGGGTCGCTGCTGTGGAAGCGAAACTGCGATCGCGTCATGGCGGCCTTTGGCAGCAGCCACCGCAAAATTCACGAACAGCTTGTGCGGGCGATCGCCCAACTGTCGCAAGACTCCCACGTCCTCTCGGTGCTGCCCATACAGCCCGATTTGTCCCCCCACACTCCACCCCGAAACGCTATGATCATCACCGTTTTCAACAACAAAGGCGGCGTTGGCAAAACCACCCTGACCATTAACCTGGCTGCGGCCCTAGCGCAACTGGGCAAGCGGGTGCTGCTGATCGACATCGACGCACAGGCAAATCTGACCACGGGCCTGGGAATCGACCCGCTAGAAGATGTGGAAAAAGTCGGACGAAAAGACATTACCCATTTGCTCACCGAACCCCGACTGATGCTGGACGATGTGATTGTGAAAAAGCGCTGGGGCAACGTAGTTTTAGATGTCGTGCCTTCCCATATCCGCCTCAGCAATATGGAGAATCAGTTGATTCAGATTGTGGACAGCGATCGCATTTTGTCCAAAAAGCTCAAAAGCCAGGATTATGACTTTGTGTTGATTGACCCACCGCCCTCCTTTGGCAAGGTGAACCGCATTTCCCTGATGGCCTCTGGGGGCGTGCTAGTGCCGACTCAGCTTTCGCCCTATCCCATCCGAGCGCTGGAATTTGTGCTGGGGCAAATCGAAGAAGTCGGGCAGTTTCGCGAAACGCCGCTGCCCATCGTGGGCATTGCAGTCAGTATGCACGATCGCGCCTCGCGGGCCTTTAACTTATCGATGGTCGAAGAGCTATACGGACGGCTGAATAAACTGCCTGGGGGCAATCAGGTGCAACTGTTTTCAGAAGCAACCTGGGTGCCCCGCCTCAATATCGTGTCCAAGTCTCAGAGCGAGGGCTGCCCGCTGTTTGCGGTGGACTCTCTGGACGGACTCACCGCCCAAGACCGCACCGCTGCCGAGAATGCGCTTGCGTCCTTTGAGTCGCTGGCCCAAGAACTCTTGCAAAAGGTCGAAACAGCGGCATAG
- a CDS encoding metal-sensing transcriptional repressor, which yields MTAPKLSQNSPEHSHPQSDAAHLHTDPATPDRAHIHSEESLRQILNRLSRIEGHIRGIKLMVQESRPCPDVLVQIAAVRGALDRVARVILDQHLTECVGRAAQDGNIEQELEALKAALDRFLP from the coding sequence ATGACCGCCCCCAAGCTTTCGCAAAACAGCCCTGAGCATTCCCACCCGCAGTCTGATGCCGCACACCTGCATACCGACCCCGCCACGCCCGATCGCGCCCACATCCACAGCGAGGAATCGCTCCGGCAAATCCTTAATCGGCTGTCTCGGATCGAGGGTCATATTCGTGGCATCAAGCTGATGGTGCAAGAAAGCCGCCCTTGTCCTGATGTGCTGGTGCAAATTGCTGCTGTGCGGGGAGCGCTGGATCGCGTGGCGCGGGTCATCCTAGACCAACACCTGACTGAATGCGTCGGACGCGCTGCCCAGGATGGCAACATCGAGCAAGAATTGGAAGCCCTGAAAGCCGCGCTGGATCGGTTTTTGCCGTAG
- a CDS encoding SDR family oxidoreductase, giving the protein MKACVVGATGRTGRRIVEELVRREIPVRAVVRNLERGREVLPPAAELVVGDVLQPESLKAAIADCTVVLCATGAAPSFDPTGPYKTDLEGTKNLVDACKTQGIQHVVLVSSLCVSKLFHPLNLFWLILVWKKQAEEYLQQSGLIYTIVRPGGLLEDDLPDAVVMQGADTLFDGRIPRKKVAEVCVEALTLPEARNKIVEVVARPDAPARSYGDLFGAIA; this is encoded by the coding sequence ATGAAGGCTTGTGTGGTAGGCGCAACAGGGCGCACGGGGCGGCGCATTGTGGAAGAACTGGTGCGGCGAGAGATTCCCGTGCGGGCGGTGGTGCGAAATTTGGAGCGGGGGCGCGAGGTGTTGCCTCCGGCTGCCGAGTTGGTGGTGGGCGATGTGCTGCAACCGGAAAGCCTAAAAGCGGCGATCGCCGATTGTACCGTCGTGCTTTGCGCCACCGGAGCCGCCCCCAGCTTCGACCCAACGGGCCCTTACAAAACAGACCTGGAAGGCACAAAGAATCTGGTGGATGCCTGCAAGACGCAGGGCATTCAGCACGTTGTTCTGGTGTCGTCGCTCTGCGTGTCCAAGCTATTTCATCCGCTTAACCTGTTCTGGCTGATCCTGGTTTGGAAGAAGCAGGCGGAGGAATACCTTCAGCAGAGCGGTTTGATCTATACGATCGTGCGGCCCGGCGGGCTGCTAGAAGACGACCTGCCTGATGCAGTAGTAATGCAGGGCGCAGATACGCTGTTTGACGGGCGCATTCCCCGCAAAAAGGTGGCGGAAGTCTGCGTAGAAGCGCTAACCTTACCGGAGGCCCGCAATAAGATTGTGGAAGTGGTGGCCCGTCCCGATGCCCCCGCCCGTTCCTATGGTGACCTGTTTGGGGCGATCGCCTAA
- a CDS encoding metal ABC transporter ATP-binding protein — protein sequence MQEVVLAVERLTVYRESYAAVQEVSFVLEAGTDTAIVGPNGAGKSTLVQAILGILPRQAGHVQCLGHPLSPLGKLPMSVRRQIAYLPQNLLFDRRIPMTVSELVGLGWDALGMQWPWAGGGDRHRTVLDALERVGASHLRHQPISGLSDGETKRVLLAYCLVRPRRLLILDEAPAGLDVRGESEFYRLLNQLKQEQGWAILQISHDLEMVRRHCDRVLCLNRRLLCQGVPEVALAPENLAAAYGSEFVQYRHIH from the coding sequence TTGCAAGAGGTTGTGTTGGCCGTGGAGCGGCTAACGGTGTATCGAGAATCCTATGCGGCGGTGCAGGAGGTGTCCTTTGTGCTGGAGGCGGGCACCGACACGGCGATCGTCGGCCCAAACGGTGCAGGCAAAAGCACGCTGGTTCAGGCGATTTTGGGGATTTTGCCGCGTCAGGCTGGGCATGTGCAGTGTTTGGGGCATCCGCTCAGCCCGTTGGGCAAGTTGCCCATGAGTGTGCGGCGGCAAATTGCCTACCTGCCGCAAAATCTGCTGTTTGACCGCCGCATTCCAATGACCGTGAGCGAATTGGTGGGGTTGGGCTGGGACGCGCTGGGTATGCAGTGGCCGTGGGCAGGTGGGGGCGATCGCCATCGGACCGTGCTGGATGCGCTGGAGCGAGTCGGCGCAAGCCACCTGCGCCATCAGCCCATCAGCGGACTCTCCGATGGCGAAACCAAGCGGGTGCTGCTGGCCTATTGTCTGGTGCGTCCCCGGCGGCTGCTGATCCTCGATGAGGCTCCGGCGGGGCTAGACGTACGCGGCGAGTCAGAGTTCTATCGCCTGCTCAACCAGCTCAAACAAGAGCAGGGCTGGGCGATTTTGCAAATTTCTCACGATTTGGAAATGGTGCGCCGACACTGCGATCGCGTGCTTTGCCTGAACCGCCGTCTGCTGTGTCAGGGCGTTCCCGAAGTCGCCCTGGCTCCCGAAAACCTGGCCGCTGCCTACGGCTCAGAATTCGTGCAGTATCGACACATACACTAG
- a CDS encoding glycoside hydrolase family 24 protein, translated as MGWDGSLPRSGEPVGSVTPIPLRMKGGDPYIRALMRTISASESNDPRPYSLIYGGDRFEDFSQHPDRCVPIVAGPNLGDCTTAAGRYQFITSTWLEQAQTYHPNPSGLWRWRSYSFEPEYQDAVVYAWLSDPQAWGVDLAQLLRDGAIEEVLYILSPTWTSLGYGIETNSMSASLPYIYEEMLREELAIAGN; from the coding sequence ATGGGCTGGGACGGGTCTCTGCCGCGGAGTGGAGAACCCGTCGGCAGCGTCACGCCGATTCCCCTGCGGATGAAGGGTGGCGATCCCTATATTCGAGCGCTAATGCGGACGATTTCTGCCAGCGAGTCCAACGATCCGCGGCCCTATTCGCTAATTTATGGGGGCGATCGCTTCGAGGATTTTTCCCAGCATCCCGACCGCTGCGTTCCCATCGTCGCGGGGCCCAATCTGGGCGATTGCACCACGGCTGCGGGCCGCTACCAGTTCATCACCTCCACCTGGCTAGAGCAGGCCCAGACCTATCACCCCAACCCGTCTGGCCTGTGGCGCTGGCGCAGCTACAGCTTTGAGCCAGAATATCAGGATGCCGTGGTCTATGCCTGGCTCAGCGACCCCCAGGCCTGGGGCGTAGACCTGGCCCAACTGCTGCGCGATGGGGCAATTGAGGAGGTGCTGTATATCCTTTCCCCCACTTGGACCAGTCTAGGCTACGGCATCGAAACCAATTCCATGAGCGCCTCGCTGCCCTATATCTACGAAGAGATGCTGAGAGAGGAACTGGCGATCGCCGGAAACTAA
- a CDS encoding HhoA/HhoB/HtrA family serine endopeptidase: MQRDRFMNGLKLQALRRIVARLMMVFLCGLLLLNPLTTPAASADVPVGAARGSSFVAAAVNRVGPAVVRIDTERTVSRNLDPVFNDPFFRQFFGDGMIPPGGRYEERLRGQGSGFIISADGTILTNAHVVDDADRVTVRLKDGRQFDGEVRGVDEVTDLAVVKINTSDRLPVATLGDSDAVQVGDWAIAVGNPLGLDNTVTLGIVSTLNRSSADVGIPDKRLDFIQTDAAINPGNSGGPLLNEKGEVIGINTAIRANAMGIGFAIPINKAKDISTRLARGESVQHPYLGVQIATLTPEQARDNNEDPNATLILPEVNGALVMGIVPDSPAAKGGIRRGDVITQVNGQAITRADQLQTLVENSELGKPLQITVKRGDLTRTLSVRTAELQPAGKSSSALR; the protein is encoded by the coding sequence ATGCAACGGGACAGGTTCATGAATGGGCTGAAGTTACAAGCGCTGCGTCGGATTGTGGCGCGGCTGATGATGGTGTTTTTGTGTGGGCTGCTGTTGCTAAATCCGCTGACCACTCCGGCCGCGTCGGCTGATGTGCCCGTGGGGGCAGCGCGCGGGAGCAGCTTTGTCGCAGCAGCGGTGAACCGGGTCGGGCCGGCAGTCGTGCGGATTGACACGGAGCGCACGGTTTCTCGAAACCTAGACCCAGTGTTCAACGATCCCTTTTTCCGCCAGTTTTTTGGCGATGGCATGATTCCCCCTGGCGGTCGCTATGAGGAGCGACTGCGGGGACAGGGGTCGGGATTTATCATCAGCGCCGATGGCACGATCTTGACCAATGCCCATGTGGTGGACGATGCCGACCGGGTGACGGTGCGCCTGAAGGACGGCCGCCAGTTTGATGGCGAGGTGCGCGGCGTAGACGAAGTGACCGACCTAGCAGTGGTGAAGATCAACACGAGCGATCGCCTTCCGGTGGCAACGCTGGGCGACTCGGACGCGGTGCAGGTGGGAGACTGGGCGATCGCCGTTGGCAATCCCTTGGGGCTGGATAACACCGTCACCTTGGGCATCGTCAGCACGCTCAACCGCTCTAGTGCTGACGTAGGCATTCCCGACAAGCGCCTGGACTTTATTCAAACCGATGCCGCGATTAACCCCGGCAACTCTGGCGGTCCCCTGCTCAACGAGAAGGGCGAAGTGATCGGCATCAACACCGCCATCCGCGCCAATGCAATGGGCATCGGCTTTGCGATCCCGATCAACAAAGCCAAGGACATTTCCACTCGACTGGCTCGCGGCGAGTCTGTGCAGCACCCTTACCTGGGCGTGCAAATTGCCACGCTGACTCCAGAACAGGCGCGAGACAACAACGAAGACCCCAACGCGACCCTGATTTTGCCAGAGGTGAACGGGGCGCTGGTGATGGGGATTGTGCCCGATTCCCCCGCTGCCAAGGGCGGCATCCGTCGCGGCGACGTGATTACGCAGGTCAATGGGCAAGCCATTACCCGTGCCGACCAATTGCAAACCCTTGTGGAAAACAGTGAACTGGGCAAGCCGCTCCAGATTACCGTGAAGCGTGGCGACCTGACCCGCACGCTGTCGGTACGCACAGCAGAGCTGCAACCTGCTGGGAAGAGCAGCAGCGCCCTCCGCTAA
- a CDS encoding metal ABC transporter permease, producing the protein MSLQADLTRVIELFQFPFMQRALMGGVLTGLMGGLLGSFTILRQLSFFSDALGHSTLLGISLGVLMGVSPSIVLLPSAVLFALGVNYLLQRTRLWTDALLNIIYSSSLAIAVIILSFVDSYKGGLNNLLFGDILAIQYSDLWTSGILLCVCVLFVSLSLRTQMLMTLNESLAIARGVSVEFHRTAFIVLLSLVVGVSIKAIGALLVSAFVVIPACASRLLSCTFAQYVLLSAALGAVSALVGIGLSAWFNLPSGPSIVVTQLVIFLGAIAFSQLQPTSART; encoded by the coding sequence ATGTCTTTGCAAGCCGATTTAACTCGCGTGATTGAGCTATTTCAGTTCCCCTTTATGCAACGGGCGCTGATGGGCGGTGTGCTGACGGGGCTGATGGGCGGCCTGTTGGGCAGCTTTACGATCCTGAGACAGCTTTCGTTCTTTAGCGATGCCCTGGGCCATTCCACCCTGCTGGGCATTAGCCTGGGCGTGCTAATGGGTGTTAGCCCGTCGATTGTGTTGCTGCCGTCAGCAGTTTTGTTTGCACTGGGCGTGAATTACTTGCTGCAACGCACTCGCCTGTGGACAGACGCGCTGCTGAACATAATCTATTCTTCATCGCTGGCGATCGCCGTTATTATCCTCAGTTTTGTGGATTCCTACAAAGGCGGTCTTAACAATCTCCTATTTGGGGACATTTTGGCTATTCAGTATTCTGATTTGTGGACGAGCGGCATTCTGCTTTGCGTCTGTGTTCTATTCGTCAGCCTGTCGCTGCGGACACAAATGCTGATGACGCTGAATGAATCGCTGGCGATCGCCCGTGGGGTATCTGTTGAGTTTCACCGCACGGCATTTATTGTGCTGCTATCGCTCGTTGTCGGGGTGTCGATCAAGGCGATTGGGGCGCTGTTGGTGAGCGCGTTTGTGGTGATTCCTGCCTGCGCGTCGCGACTGCTGAGCTGCACCTTTGCTCAGTATGTGCTGCTGTCGGCCGCTCTGGGAGCCGTCAGCGCCCTGGTAGGCATTGGGCTATCGGCCTGGTTTAACCTGCCGTCTGGGCCTAGCATCGTTGTGACGCAGTTGGTAATCTTTTTGGGGGCGATCGCCTTCTCCCAACTTCAACCCACGTCCGCCCGCACCTGA
- a CDS encoding AMIN domain-containing protein translates to MQQATRRNGKRNGRRNQSLNERLSSTRLRRWGASLGLAAMAANPTMISLGAIATLVSTTTAAPVQASTLTQWQFDPASTQLEVTVPAGVTPRTFLLAQPTRIVMDLPNTDVGAVPAGQVYGGAVRQVRVSQFQPGLTRIVMELSPDATLAPEQVQLQQVGPASSGQIRWVLRPVLVGATTTATQPVAPSIPPAEPFGLSAAPPVSPVVPQPAAPSEPIQPPVSQPPVSQPQAFPPASAVPQPAPPPVIATTPSQSSPIPPELSGSNTTVRIRRNELPVETLLPSAPPVPVEIPPAAAATAPPASSAAAALQTMPATLQTTPPGATAPSAVSIPTPPSSSASGAWQIPATLPPSAPDGRPVTVTIPPLDAAPAAPAAVPSAVPSAVPNAVPSAAPAAAPILPDPLPPIAPAPVASTPEPIVPIEVNRAPASPSPSLPVLQPAPGVVNEGGSSRPSSASRLPAASVAATPLNPNVLLPSGTSMIARYPGRVPLTLSGDRPWQEVLVLTEPVRDYSGRVVFPAGSQLLGRFETNREGSRFVAQAVSVGGRNQRIEARSDRLSGDRRVSEDDILRNSAIGAGGALLLGLLTGGIGLVGLALGAGAGAATTFITAPQPATILPNQIIEVRLTQDVPRGFF, encoded by the coding sequence ATGCAACAGGCAACACGGCGGAATGGCAAGCGGAACGGAAGGCGGAACCAAAGTCTGAATGAACGGTTGAGCAGCACTCGACTGCGGCGATGGGGGGCAAGTTTAGGACTGGCGGCGATGGCGGCGAACCCTACCATGATTAGCCTGGGGGCGATCGCCACCCTTGTTTCTACCACCACCGCCGCACCCGTCCAGGCTTCTACCCTAACCCAGTGGCAGTTTGACCCCGCCAGCACGCAGCTAGAAGTCACGGTGCCCGCAGGCGTTACGCCACGCACGTTTTTGCTGGCGCAGCCGACGCGAATTGTCATGGATCTGCCCAATACCGATGTGGGTGCAGTACCGGCCGGGCAGGTCTATGGCGGCGCAGTGCGGCAGGTGCGCGTGAGCCAGTTTCAGCCAGGGCTAACGCGAATTGTGATGGAACTGTCGCCCGATGCCACCCTTGCGCCAGAGCAGGTGCAACTTCAGCAGGTGGGCCCTGCGTCCAGCGGACAGATCCGCTGGGTGCTGCGTCCGGTGCTGGTGGGGGCGACGACCACCGCAACTCAGCCCGTTGCGCCGTCTATCCCGCCTGCGGAACCGTTTGGGCTTTCCGCTGCGCCCCCAGTTTCGCCAGTCGTGCCCCAGCCAGCGGCTCCGTCTGAACCAATTCAGCCGCCAGTTTCCCAGCCGCCAGTCTCCCAGCCGCAAGCTTTCCCGCCTGCATCAGCCGTTCCCCAGCCCGCGCCGCCGCCTGTCATTGCCACAACGCCGTCCCAGTCCTCTCCGATTCCGCCTGAGCTATCGGGCAGCAATACCACCGTGCGAATTCGTCGCAACGAGCTGCCAGTTGAAACGCTGTTGCCAAGCGCCCCACCTGTGCCCGTTGAGATTCCGCCCGCAGCCGCAGCGACAGCACCACCCGCCAGTTCAGCCGCTGCGGCGCTGCAAACCATGCCAGCGACCCTGCAAACCACGCCACCAGGGGCGACTGCGCCCAGCGCGGTTTCGATTCCCACGCCGCCTAGCAGCAGTGCTTCTGGCGCATGGCAGATTCCCGCAACCTTGCCGCCCTCCGCGCCAGACGGGCGGCCGGTCACGGTGACGATTCCGCCCCTGGATGCGGCTCCTGCGGCTCCTGCGGCAGTTCCCAGTGCAGTTCCCAGTGCAGTTCCCAATGCAGTTCCCAGCGCGGCTCCTGCGGCGGCTCCAATTTTGCCCGATCCGCTGCCGCCGATTGCGCCTGCGCCAGTTGCGTCTACACCCGAACCCATTGTTCCGATTGAGGTGAATCGTGCGCCTGCCTCGCCCAGTCCATCGCTTCCCGTGCTGCAACCTGCGCCGGGTGTGGTGAATGAAGGCGGTTCGAGTCGCCCGTCGAGCGCCAGTCGCCTGCCTGCTGCATCGGTCGCCGCGACACCGCTCAACCCAAACGTGCTGCTGCCATCGGGCACGTCGATGATTGCGCGGTATCCCGGTCGTGTACCGCTGACGCTGAGTGGCGATCGCCCTTGGCAAGAAGTTCTTGTGTTGACAGAACCCGTGCGCGACTACAGCGGGCGCGTGGTGTTTCCGGCAGGCAGCCAGCTTTTGGGACGGTTCGAGACGAATCGCGAGGGCAGCCGCTTTGTGGCCCAGGCAGTGAGCGTGGGTGGACGCAATCAGCGAATCGAAGCGCGATCGGATCGGCTATCGGGCGATCGCCGCGTCTCTGAAGACGACATACTGCGGAATTCCGCCATTGGTGCAGGCGGGGCGCTGCTGCTGGGCCTGCTGACGGGCGGCATCGGGCTGGTGGGGCTGGCCCTGGGAGCGGGGGCTGGAGCAGCGACGACCTTTATCACTGCCCCCCAGCCTGCGACGATCCTGCCGAACCAGATTATCGAAGTCCGTCTAACGCAGGATGTGCCACGCGGCTTCTTTTAG